One region of Mycolicibacterium rhodesiae NBB3 genomic DNA includes:
- a CDS encoding universal stress protein has protein sequence MHLTVGYLATSTGDDGVALAAALAKTFDAQVDVVLVVRQELPDGHPGRAEYQQMLVERGEEWISRAIDRLSAKGVSASSTVLVGESFAESLIDFAEQKDSDLIVVGGARDGFFGGHTIGPVTGALLHSSPIPVALAPRGYADDPDDAFTAVTAAVPTRPGDDNPLPFALTLASAANLAIRMLSLVSAENLAEAASAREVRQLQVAAAEENLVAAARALPDAPEIESLVADGMTLESTLKKLRWDDGDLLVVGSSRFAAPRRIFLGSTAARILAGVDVAVIVVPKDA, from the coding sequence ATGCATCTGACAGTCGGATACCTGGCCACGAGCACCGGTGACGACGGCGTCGCGCTGGCGGCGGCTCTCGCGAAGACCTTCGACGCTCAGGTCGACGTCGTTCTGGTTGTGCGGCAAGAACTTCCGGACGGACACCCCGGACGCGCGGAGTATCAGCAGATGCTCGTCGAGCGCGGCGAGGAGTGGATCTCGCGGGCGATCGACCGGCTGAGCGCCAAGGGTGTCAGCGCGTCGTCCACCGTGCTGGTCGGCGAGTCGTTCGCCGAATCGCTGATCGACTTCGCCGAACAGAAGGATTCGGACCTCATCGTGGTGGGTGGCGCGCGTGACGGCTTCTTCGGCGGCCACACCATCGGACCGGTGACCGGTGCGCTGCTGCACTCCTCGCCGATCCCGGTAGCCCTGGCTCCACGCGGATATGCCGACGATCCCGACGACGCGTTCACCGCTGTGACAGCCGCGGTGCCGACTCGCCCCGGCGACGACAATCCGCTGCCGTTCGCGCTCACCCTCGCCAGCGCGGCGAACCTGGCGATCCGGATGCTGTCGCTGGTGTCCGCGGAGAACCTCGCGGAGGCCGCGAGCGCGCGCGAGGTGCGTCAGCTCCAGGTGGCGGCCGCGGAGGAGAATCTCGTCGCTGCAGCGCGCGCGCTTCCCGATGCCCCCGAGATCGAATCTCTTGTCGCGGACGGGATGACGCTCGAGTCCACCCTGAAGAAGCTGCGGTGGGACGACGGCGATCTGCTCGTCGTCGGATCCAGCCGATTCGCCGCACCACGGCGGATCTTCCTGGGGTCGACGGCCGCGCGCATCCTGGCCGGCGTCGACGTCGCGGTGATCGTGGTGCCGAAGGACGCCTAG
- a CDS encoding succinate dehydrogenase hydrophobic membrane anchor subunit, which yields MSAPGSGPSGAWTPHHREGRIAPVMEKEYDRPASLDHPRAPRRPRGIPYFEKYAWLFMRFSGVALVFLALGHLFIMLIWDGGVYRIDFNYVAQRWASPFWQIWDMALLWLAMIHGANGMRTIIGDYARKNTTKFYLNSLLLLATGFTLVLGSYVLVTFDASIS from the coding sequence GTGAGCGCGCCAGGTAGCGGGCCCTCGGGAGCCTGGACGCCTCATCACAGGGAGGGCCGAATCGCCCCGGTGATGGAGAAGGAATACGACCGCCCGGCCAGCCTGGACCATCCTCGTGCGCCGCGTCGCCCGCGGGGCATCCCCTACTTCGAGAAATACGCGTGGCTGTTCATGCGGTTTTCTGGTGTCGCGCTTGTTTTTCTTGCGCTCGGCCACCTGTTCATCATGCTGATCTGGGACGGCGGGGTGTACCGCATCGACTTCAACTATGTCGCCCAGCGCTGGGCCTCGCCGTTCTGGCAGATCTGGGACATGGCGCTGCTGTGGCTGGCCATGATCCACGGCGCCAACGGCATGCGAACGATCATCGGCGACTATGCCCGCAAGAACACCACGAAGTTCTATCTGAACTCGCTGCTGTTGCTGGCGACCGGCTTCACCCTGGTGTTGGGCAGCTACGTGCTCGTCACCTTCGACGCGAGCATCTCATGA
- a CDS encoding carboxymuconolactone decarboxylase family protein yields MTQTPRIAPVPPKHATLLTKVFYRVAKRRFGEVPEPFAVAAHHPRLMLANVVHEGMLGSASKKLPKNVLELAVFWTARTVGCSWCVDFGSMLQRLDGLDVDRLKHIDDYATSPLFSDDERAAINYADAMTTDPHTITDEQVADLKGRFGDDGVIELTYQIGVENMRARMYSALGITEQGFSSGDACRVPWVTEDGAAANR; encoded by the coding sequence ATGACTCAGACACCGCGCATCGCGCCTGTACCCCCGAAGCACGCCACACTCTTGACCAAGGTCTTCTACCGGGTCGCCAAGCGACGGTTCGGCGAGGTGCCAGAACCCTTCGCCGTGGCGGCGCATCACCCACGTCTGATGCTGGCCAACGTGGTGCACGAGGGCATGCTCGGCTCGGCGTCGAAGAAGCTGCCCAAGAACGTGCTCGAGCTGGCCGTGTTCTGGACCGCGCGCACGGTCGGGTGCTCGTGGTGCGTCGACTTCGGGTCGATGCTCCAGCGTCTCGACGGCCTCGACGTCGACCGGCTCAAACACATCGACGACTACGCGACCTCACCGCTGTTCAGCGACGACGAACGGGCCGCCATCAACTATGCCGATGCGATGACAACTGACCCGCACACGATCACCGACGAACAGGTCGCCGATCTCAAGGGCCGCTTCGGCGACGACGGCGTGATCGAGCTGACCTACCAGATCGGGGTGGAGAACATGCGGGCGCGGATGTACTCGGCGCTGGGCATCACCGAACAGGGTTTCAGTTCCGGCGACGCGTGCCGGGTTCCCTGGGTTACCGAGGACGGCGCAGCGGCGAACCGGTGA
- a CDS encoding thymidine phosphorylase: protein MSHLDAPGSMSHLDAPTIIRTKRDGGALSDAAIDWVIDAYTHGRVADAQMSALLMAIFLRGMTRPEIARWTAAMVASGERMDFTDLRRDGKPLALVDKHSTGGVGDKVTIPLVPVVMACGGAVPQAAGRGLGHTGGTLDKLESIPGFTPELSKSRIRQQLCDIGAAIFAAGELAPADRKIYALRDVTGTTESLPLIASSIMSKKIAEGAASLVLDCKVGSGAFLKTEEESRELAHTLVELGTGAGLVTRVLLTDMSTPLGRTVGNAVEVTESLEVLAGGGPPDVVELTLALAAEMLDAAGIDGADPAQTLDDGTAMDRFRELVAAQGGDVGALSDGGLPVAYAETITAPRGGTMETIDAMAVGLAVWRLGAGRSVPGERVQSGAGLRIHRRPGEPVSAGEPLFTLYTETPERFEAAIAELDGGFSVGDQAPPERPLIIDRITSGD, encoded by the coding sequence ATGTCGCATCTCGATGCTCCGGGTTCGATGTCGCATCTCGATGCTCCGACGATCATCAGGACCAAGCGCGACGGCGGTGCCCTCTCCGATGCCGCGATCGACTGGGTCATCGACGCCTACACCCACGGCCGGGTGGCCGACGCGCAGATGTCGGCGTTGCTGATGGCGATCTTCTTGCGCGGTATGACTCGGCCCGAGATCGCTCGCTGGACGGCGGCGATGGTGGCCTCCGGTGAGCGCATGGACTTTACAGATCTGCGCCGCGACGGAAAGCCATTGGCGTTGGTGGACAAGCATTCCACCGGCGGGGTGGGCGACAAGGTCACCATCCCGTTGGTGCCCGTCGTCATGGCCTGCGGCGGCGCGGTGCCACAGGCGGCCGGCCGCGGGCTCGGCCACACCGGCGGCACCCTCGACAAACTGGAATCCATCCCGGGGTTCACCCCTGAGCTGTCGAAAAGTCGGATTCGCCAACAACTCTGCGATATCGGCGCGGCGATCTTCGCCGCGGGTGAACTGGCGCCGGCTGACCGAAAGATCTACGCGTTGCGCGACGTCACCGGCACCACTGAATCGTTGCCGCTGATCGCGAGTTCGATAATGAGCAAGAAGATCGCCGAGGGGGCGGCGTCGCTGGTGCTCGATTGCAAGGTGGGTTCCGGGGCGTTCCTCAAGACCGAGGAGGAGTCCCGCGAACTCGCGCACACGCTGGTCGAGCTCGGCACCGGAGCCGGGCTGGTGACCCGCGTGCTGCTGACCGACATGTCGACGCCGCTCGGGCGCACGGTGGGAAATGCGGTAGAGGTCACCGAGTCCCTGGAGGTCCTGGCCGGTGGAGGCCCACCGGACGTGGTGGAGCTGACGCTGGCGTTGGCCGCTGAGATGCTCGACGCGGCGGGCATCGACGGCGCCGACCCGGCTCAGACGCTCGACGACGGCACCGCGATGGATCGGTTCCGCGAGCTCGTCGCCGCACAGGGCGGCGATGTCGGCGCTCTTTCCGACGGCGGGCTGCCCGTGGCGTACGCCGAGACCATCACCGCCCCGCGCGGTGGCACCATGGAGACCATCGACGCGATGGCGGTTGGTCTTGCGGTGTGGCGGCTCGGTGCGGGCCGCTCCGTCCCCGGTGAACGCGTGCAATCCGGTGCTGGTCTACGCATCCACCGCAGGCCAGGCGAACCCGTCTCCGCCGGTGAGCCGCTCTTCACGCTGTACACCGAGACGCCGGAGCGATTCGAGGCCGCGATCGCCGAGCTGGACGGCGGCTTCAGCGTCGGGGACCAGGCGCCGCCAGAGCGCCCGCTGATCATCGACCGGATCACGAGCGGAGACTGA
- the sdhC gene encoding succinate dehydrogenase, cytochrome b556 subunit, with protein MSTATPASTAVPEPRSGPSRRRTLYRGDPGMWSWVLHRITGATIFFFLFVHVLDTALVRVSPQAYNEVIETYKTPIIGLMEIGLVVAVLYHALNGIRVILIDFWAKGPRYQRQMLWVVIGVFLAVFIPALGMIGMHMVERFL; from the coding sequence ATGAGTACTGCGACACCGGCGAGCACGGCGGTGCCTGAGCCGCGATCCGGGCCGTCGCGCAGACGCACCCTCTATCGCGGTGATCCCGGGATGTGGTCCTGGGTGCTGCACCGCATCACCGGCGCCACCATCTTCTTCTTCTTGTTCGTGCACGTGCTCGACACCGCGCTGGTGCGGGTCAGCCCGCAGGCGTACAACGAGGTCATCGAGACGTACAAGACGCCGATCATCGGGCTGATGGAGATCGGGCTCGTGGTCGCGGTCCTGTACCACGCGCTGAACGGCATCCGGGTGATCCTCATCGACTTCTGGGCGAAGGGTCCGCGCTACCAGAGGCAGATGCTGTGGGTCGTCATCGGTGTCTTCCTCGCGGTCTTCATTCCCGCGCTCGGCATGATCGGAATGCACATGGTGGAGAGGTTCCTGTGA
- a CDS encoding adenosine deaminase has translation MTASALTLQAIQQAPKALLHDHLDGGLRPATVLELAEASGYDDLPATDVDGLASFFRTAAHSGSLVRYLEPFAHTVGVMQTPESLHRVAYECVEDLAADNVVYAEVRFAPELHIDGGLSMDAVVDSVLAGFADGEKAAGAEGRSIVVRCLVTAMRHQARSLEIAELAIRFRDRGVVGFDIAGAEAGFPPTRHLDAFEYMRNNNARFTIHAGEAFGLPSIHEAIAFCGADRLGHGVRIVDDIKVSEGGDAKLGRLAALLRDKRIPFEMCPSSNVQTGAVGSIAEHPFDLLARLRFRVTVNTDNRLMSDTTMSHEMFRLVEAFGYGWSDLQRFTINAMKSAFISFDERLAIIDDVIKPRFAVLIG, from the coding sequence ATGACTGCTTCTGCATTGACGCTTCAGGCCATCCAGCAAGCACCCAAAGCGCTGCTGCACGATCATCTCGATGGCGGGCTGCGGCCGGCCACCGTGCTCGAGCTTGCCGAGGCGAGCGGTTATGACGACCTGCCTGCCACCGACGTCGACGGGTTGGCGTCGTTTTTCCGCACCGCCGCGCACAGCGGATCACTCGTGCGCTATCTGGAGCCGTTCGCGCACACCGTCGGGGTCATGCAGACTCCCGAATCCCTGCATCGCGTTGCCTATGAGTGCGTCGAGGACCTGGCTGCCGACAACGTGGTGTACGCCGAAGTCCGGTTCGCGCCGGAACTGCACATCGATGGCGGCCTGTCGATGGACGCTGTCGTCGACTCCGTGCTGGCAGGTTTCGCTGACGGCGAGAAGGCCGCCGGGGCCGAGGGCCGCTCCATCGTGGTGCGCTGTCTGGTCACCGCGATGCGGCATCAGGCGCGATCGCTGGAGATCGCCGAGCTGGCGATCCGGTTCCGCGACCGCGGCGTCGTCGGCTTCGACATCGCGGGCGCCGAAGCCGGATTTCCGCCGACGCGTCACCTCGACGCGTTCGAGTACATGCGAAATAACAACGCGCGCTTCACTATTCACGCGGGTGAAGCATTCGGTCTGCCGTCAATCCACGAAGCCATCGCATTCTGCGGTGCGGACCGTCTGGGCCACGGCGTCCGGATCGTCGACGACATCAAGGTCAGCGAGGGCGGCGACGCAAAGCTGGGACGGTTGGCCGCGTTGTTGCGGGACAAGCGGATTCCCTTCGAGATGTGCCCTTCGTCGAACGTGCAAACCGGTGCGGTCGGAAGCATCGCCGAGCATCCGTTCGATCTGCTCGCGCGGCTGCGCTTCCGCGTGACGGTGAACACGGACAACCGGTTGATGAGCGATACGACGATGAGCCACGAGATGTTCCGTCTCGTCGAAGCGTTCGGTTACGGCTGGAGCGATCTTCAGCGGTTCACGATCAACGCGATGAAGTCGGCGTTCATCTCCTTCGACGAACGGCTGGCCATCATCGACGACGTGATCAAGCCGCGGTTCGCGGTGCTCATCGGCTGA
- a CDS encoding sigma-70 family RNA polymerase sigma factor produces the protein MTRLSGRTRTDEFEELRPHLLSVAYRLTGTMADAEDIVQDAWLRWDRFDSEAITDLRAWLTTAVSRLALDRLRSASHRRETYYGEWLPEPVVTSLDGDDPLAAVVAGEDARFAAMVVLERLNPDQRVAFVLHDGFAVPFGEIAAVLGVSDAAARQLASRARRAVSAVPPAVPDEMHNEVAGALMLALAAGDMEAVVRLLHPEVTFTGDSNRKAPTAARVIHGPDKVARFLFGLAARYGPEFLSSSQLANINGQLGSYLVGSPANDGYPEVMPRVTAMTVRDGKVCAIWDIANPDKFTGSPLRRPR, from the coding sequence ATGACCCGATTGTCGGGACGTACGCGCACCGACGAGTTCGAGGAGTTGCGGCCGCATCTGCTGTCCGTCGCGTACCGGTTGACGGGAACCATGGCCGACGCCGAGGACATCGTTCAGGACGCGTGGCTGCGGTGGGACCGCTTCGATTCCGAAGCGATCACTGATCTGCGCGCCTGGCTGACGACGGCGGTCAGCAGGCTGGCGCTGGACCGGTTGCGTTCGGCGTCGCATCGACGCGAGACGTACTACGGCGAGTGGCTGCCGGAGCCCGTCGTGACCTCGCTGGACGGTGATGACCCGCTGGCCGCCGTGGTGGCCGGGGAGGATGCGCGGTTCGCCGCGATGGTGGTGCTGGAGCGGCTGAACCCCGACCAGCGGGTGGCGTTCGTGTTGCACGACGGTTTCGCCGTGCCGTTCGGCGAGATCGCCGCTGTGCTCGGCGTCAGCGACGCCGCCGCGCGTCAGTTGGCATCGCGAGCACGACGGGCGGTGTCGGCGGTGCCGCCTGCGGTCCCCGACGAGATGCACAACGAGGTGGCCGGTGCGCTGATGCTTGCACTCGCCGCCGGCGATATGGAAGCCGTTGTGCGCCTTCTGCATCCGGAGGTGACCTTCACCGGCGACTCGAACCGCAAGGCGCCCACCGCCGCTCGGGTGATCCACGGCCCGGACAAGGTGGCACGGTTCTTGTTCGGCCTCGCCGCGCGCTACGGGCCGGAATTCCTGTCGTCGAGTCAGTTGGCGAACATCAACGGGCAGCTGGGCAGCTACCTGGTCGGCTCGCCGGCGAACGACGGTTATCCCGAGGTCATGCCACGGGTCACGGCGATGACGGTGCGCGACGGAAAGGTCTGCGCCATATGGGATATCGCCAATCCGGACAAGTTCACCGGTTCGCCGCTGCGCCGTCCTCGGTAA
- the sdhA gene encoding succinate dehydrogenase flavoprotein subunit, whose product MIQEHRYDVVIVGAGGAGMRAAVEAGPRARTAVLTKLYPTRSHTGAAQGGMCAALANVEEDNWEWHTFDTVKGGDYLADQDAVEIMCKEAIDAVLDLEKMGMPFNRTPEGRIDQRRFGGHTRDHGKAPVRRACYAADRTGHMILQTLYQNCVKHDVEFFNEYYALDIAITETQSGPVATGVIAYELATGDIHVFHAKAIVFATGGSGRMYKTTSNAHTLTGDGLGIVFRKGLPLEDMEFHQFHPTGLAGLGILISEAVRGEGGRLLNGDGERFMERYAPTIVDLAPRDIVARSMVLEVLEGRGAGPNKDYVYIDVRHLGEDVLEAKLPDITEFARTYLGVDPVTELVPVYPTCHYVMGGIPTTISGQVLRDNTTPLPGLYAAGECACVSVHGANRLGTNSLLDINVFGRRAGIAAANYALGHDFVDLPAEPASMVVSWVGDILSEHGNERVADIRGALQQSMDNNAAVFRTEETLKQALTDIHALKERYSRITVHDKGKRYNSDLLEAIELGFLLELAEVTVVGALNRKESRGGHAREDYPNRDDTNYMRHTMAYKEGADLLSDIRLDYKPVVQTRYEPMERKY is encoded by the coding sequence ATGATTCAAGAACATCGTTACGACGTGGTGATCGTCGGCGCCGGCGGCGCGGGTATGCGTGCCGCTGTCGAGGCCGGACCTCGGGCACGCACGGCGGTGCTGACGAAGCTGTACCCCACCCGCAGCCATACCGGCGCGGCGCAAGGCGGCATGTGCGCGGCGCTGGCCAACGTCGAAGAGGACAACTGGGAGTGGCACACCTTCGACACGGTCAAGGGCGGCGACTACCTCGCCGACCAGGACGCCGTCGAGATCATGTGCAAGGAAGCCATCGACGCGGTGCTCGATCTCGAGAAGATGGGGATGCCGTTCAACCGCACACCGGAGGGCCGCATCGACCAGCGCCGGTTCGGCGGCCACACCCGCGATCACGGCAAGGCACCGGTGCGCCGGGCCTGCTACGCCGCTGACCGCACCGGGCACATGATCCTGCAGACGCTGTACCAAAACTGCGTCAAGCACGACGTCGAGTTCTTCAACGAGTACTACGCACTTGATATCGCGATCACCGAGACGCAATCCGGCCCGGTCGCCACCGGCGTCATCGCCTACGAGCTCGCGACCGGCGACATCCACGTCTTCCACGCCAAGGCCATCGTGTTCGCGACCGGCGGCTCGGGCCGTATGTACAAGACCACCTCCAACGCGCACACCCTGACCGGCGACGGTCTTGGCATCGTGTTCCGCAAGGGCCTTCCGTTGGAGGACATGGAGTTTCACCAGTTCCACCCGACGGGTCTGGCCGGCCTCGGCATCCTGATCTCTGAGGCGGTGCGCGGTGAGGGCGGCCGCCTGCTCAACGGCGACGGCGAGCGTTTCATGGAGCGTTATGCGCCGACGATCGTCGACCTCGCGCCACGCGACATCGTCGCCCGCTCGATGGTGCTCGAGGTGCTCGAGGGCCGCGGCGCCGGACCCAACAAGGACTACGTCTACATCGACGTGCGACACCTCGGCGAGGACGTGCTCGAGGCCAAGCTGCCCGACATCACCGAGTTCGCCCGCACCTACCTGGGCGTCGACCCCGTCACCGAACTGGTGCCGGTCTACCCGACGTGCCACTACGTCATGGGCGGCATCCCGACGACGATCAGCGGTCAGGTGCTTCGCGACAACACCACCCCCCTGCCCGGGCTGTATGCCGCCGGTGAGTGCGCGTGCGTGTCGGTGCACGGCGCCAACCGGCTGGGAACCAACTCGCTGTTGGACATCAACGTCTTCGGCAGGCGGGCAGGCATCGCGGCGGCCAACTACGCGCTCGGCCACGATTTCGTCGACCTGCCCGCGGAGCCGGCGAGCATGGTCGTCAGCTGGGTCGGCGACATTCTGTCCGAGCACGGCAACGAGCGGGTCGCCGACATCCGTGGGGCGCTCCAGCAGTCGATGGACAACAACGCCGCGGTGTTCCGCACCGAGGAGACGCTGAAGCAGGCGCTCACCGACATCCACGCCCTCAAAGAGCGCTATTCCCGGATCACTGTGCACGACAAGGGAAAGCGTTACAACAGCGATCTGCTCGAGGCGATCGAGCTCGGCTTCCTGCTGGAGCTGGCCGAGGTCACTGTCGTCGGTGCGCTGAACCGGAAGGAGTCGCGCGGCGGACACGCTCGCGAGGACTACCCGAACCGCGACGACACCAACTACATGCGCCACACCATGGCCTACAAGGAAGGCGCCGATCTGCTGAGCGACATCAGGCTGGACTACAAACCTGTGGTGCAGACCCGCTACGAGCCGATGGAACGGAAGTACTGA
- a CDS encoding succinate dehydrogenase iron-sulfur subunit yields the protein MTIAPEVSTKDPEQPPVPEGAVMVTLKIARFNPEDPDAAGWQSFRVPCLPSDRLLNLLHYVKWYLDGTLTFRRSCAHGVCGSDAMRINGVNRLACKVLMRDLLPKKASKQLTITVEPIRGLPVEKDLVVNMEPFFDAYRAIKPYLMTSGNEPTRERIQSQTDRQRYDDTTKCILCACCTTSCPVYWSEGSYFGPAAIVNAHRFIFDSRDEGAAERLDILNEVDGVWRCRTTFNCTESCPRGIQVTQAIQEVKRALMFAR from the coding sequence ATGACTATCGCTCCCGAGGTCTCGACGAAAGACCCTGAGCAGCCGCCGGTGCCCGAGGGCGCGGTGATGGTGACGCTGAAGATCGCTCGCTTCAATCCCGAGGATCCCGACGCGGCAGGCTGGCAGAGCTTCCGGGTCCCGTGCCTGCCTTCTGACCGGCTGCTCAACCTGCTGCACTACGTCAAGTGGTACCTGGACGGCACGCTGACGTTCCGACGTTCGTGCGCGCACGGGGTATGCGGCTCAGATGCCATGCGCATCAACGGTGTCAACCGGCTGGCGTGCAAGGTGCTGATGCGCGACCTGCTGCCCAAAAAGGCGAGCAAGCAACTCACCATCACCGTCGAACCGATCCGCGGGCTGCCCGTCGAGAAGGACCTCGTGGTGAACATGGAGCCCTTCTTCGACGCCTACCGGGCCATCAAGCCGTACCTGATGACGTCGGGGAACGAGCCGACCAGGGAACGTATCCAGAGCCAGACCGACCGCCAGCGCTACGACGACACCACCAAGTGCATCCTCTGCGCATGCTGCACCACCAGCTGCCCGGTGTACTGGAGTGAGGGCAGCTACTTCGGACCCGCGGCGATCGTCAACGCGCACCGGTTCATCTTCGACAGCCGCGACGAGGGTGCCGCCGAGCGCCTCGACATCCTCAACGAGGTCGACGGGGTGTGGCGCTGCCGCACGACGTTCAACTGCACCGAATCGTGCCCGCGCGGCATCCAGGTCACGCAGGCGATCCAGGAGGTCAAGCGCGCGTTGATGTTCGCGCGCTGA
- a CDS encoding APC family permease, whose amino-acid sequence MAIKEPDAPAVGDKGLQAGALGLVGNIVIGLAAVAPAYSLAATLGYVVLAVGDKAPSMFVLAFIPMLLVAFAYKELSQDTPDCGTTFTWGTKAFGPWIGWIGGWGLAVSAIIVLANVAEIAAIYLFKFLGLDDLAENLIAKVLLGSFFIIGMTLISARGIVVSERFQNILIAIQFGVLIIVSVIALVRVFSNSAGAQAIMPQLSWLWPSGLDVSSIAQAIILCIFIYWGWDACLAVGEETKDPGRTPGIAAVITTLILVCTYVLVAYAVQSFSGFGDVGIGLNNPMNTDDVLTVLGKPVAGTIAASLLLLTVSVSALSSTQTTILPTARGTLSMAVYEAIPKRFARVHPRYMTPAFGTIVMGLAALFFYLLLTFLSENALADSVASLGLAVAFYYGITAFACVWYFRKSLFSSARNLFFRGVFPLLGGLAMAVAFGISAKDMIAPDYGYTAFGPIGGVFVLGVGMLVLGVPLMLLCFAFGTKRFFRGETLNAQTEVKVPDVF is encoded by the coding sequence ATGGCAATCAAGGAACCCGATGCCCCCGCCGTCGGCGACAAGGGCCTGCAGGCAGGCGCCCTCGGCCTCGTCGGCAACATCGTCATCGGTCTCGCCGCCGTCGCTCCGGCGTACAGCCTCGCCGCCACCCTCGGCTACGTCGTGCTCGCCGTCGGCGACAAGGCGCCGTCGATGTTCGTGCTCGCGTTCATCCCGATGCTGCTGGTGGCATTCGCCTACAAGGAACTATCCCAGGACACGCCCGACTGCGGCACCACGTTCACGTGGGGCACCAAGGCGTTCGGGCCGTGGATCGGATGGATCGGCGGATGGGGTCTGGCGGTCTCGGCGATCATCGTGCTGGCCAACGTGGCCGAGATCGCGGCGATCTACCTGTTCAAGTTCCTCGGTCTCGACGACCTCGCCGAGAACCTCATCGCCAAGGTATTGCTGGGCTCCTTCTTCATCATCGGTATGACACTGATCAGTGCCCGCGGAATCGTGGTGTCCGAACGGTTCCAGAACATCCTGATCGCCATCCAGTTCGGCGTCCTCATCATCGTCAGCGTCATCGCGCTGGTGCGGGTGTTCTCCAACTCCGCGGGCGCGCAGGCGATCATGCCGCAACTGTCGTGGCTGTGGCCGAGCGGTCTTGACGTGTCCTCCATCGCGCAAGCGATCATCCTGTGCATCTTCATCTACTGGGGTTGGGACGCCTGTCTGGCGGTCGGCGAGGAAACCAAGGATCCGGGCCGCACCCCTGGCATCGCCGCGGTGATCACCACGCTGATTCTGGTGTGCACCTACGTGCTCGTCGCCTATGCAGTGCAGTCGTTCTCGGGATTCGGTGACGTGGGCATCGGGTTGAACAACCCGATGAACACCGACGACGTGCTGACCGTGCTCGGTAAGCCGGTTGCGGGAACCATTGCGGCATCCCTACTGCTGCTCACCGTCTCCGTCTCGGCGCTGTCGTCGACCCAGACCACCATCCTGCCCACCGCGCGCGGCACCCTGTCGATGGCCGTGTACGAGGCGATCCCCAAGCGGTTCGCCCGCGTGCATCCGCGGTACATGACCCCGGCCTTCGGCACCATCGTGATGGGACTGGCCGCGCTGTTCTTCTACCTGCTGCTGACGTTCCTCTCGGAGAATGCGCTCGCCGATTCCGTGGCGTCTCTTGGTCTCGCTGTCGCGTTCTACTACGGCATCACCGCATTCGCCTGTGTCTGGTACTTCCGGAAGTCGTTGTTCTCGTCGGCACGTAACCTGTTCTTCCGCGGCGTCTTCCCGCTCCTGGGCGGGCTGGCGATGGCGGTGGCGTTCGGCATCAGCGCCAAGGACATGATCGCGCCCGACTACGGCTACACCGCCTTCGGACCGATCGGCGGCGTCTTCGTGCTGGGCGTCGGCATGCTCGTACTCGGTGTCCCGCTCATGTTGCTGTGCTTCGCGTTCGGCACCAAACGGTTCTTCCGGGGCGAGACTCTCAACGCCCAAACCGAAGTCAAGGTTCCGGACGTCTTCTAG
- a CDS encoding cytidine deaminase, producing MTSDIDWKMLRHKATEVARHAYAPYSGFSVGAAALVDDHRMVSGCNVENVSYGLGLCAECSVVCALHSGGGGRLIALSCVDRAGEILMPCGRCRQVLLEHGGPELLIDHPLGPRALGDLLPDAFGPQDLARREGPQEEVP from the coding sequence ATGACATCCGATATCGACTGGAAAATGTTGCGACACAAGGCAACTGAGGTCGCCCGCCATGCCTATGCGCCCTATTCCGGCTTCTCTGTCGGGGCTGCTGCACTGGTCGACGACCACCGGATGGTGTCCGGCTGCAATGTGGAGAATGTCTCATATGGCCTAGGTCTCTGTGCCGAGTGCTCTGTGGTCTGCGCCCTTCATTCCGGTGGCGGCGGCAGGCTGATCGCGCTGTCGTGCGTGGACCGCGCGGGTGAGATCTTGATGCCGTGCGGACGGTGCAGGCAGGTGCTGCTGGAGCACGGTGGCCCGGAACTGTTGATCGACCACCCGCTTGGTCCACGGGCGCTCGGTGACTTGTTGCCCGACGCGTTCGGTCCGCAGGACCTGGCCCGCCGTGAGGGACCCCAGGAGGAAGTACCGTAA